A DNA window from Gemella massiliensis contains the following coding sequences:
- the efeO gene encoding iron uptake system protein EfeO, translated as MKKSKLFLAIMTGAIVISGCSAKTEQKKEENKTEQVDTSKSTKEQLKQATDLYKKYVEGQVDNLLKDTEKFAEALKAGNLDEAKKQYPLIRMAYERSEPIAESFGELDVNIDFRLADYLEENKTKEGWRGFHRIEKIMWEKNTTKGTEEYADQLVKDIKELKAKVATVDVTPDLMVTGAVDLLNEVATQKITGEEEIFSHTDLYDFKANIEGAEEIFKIFKPLIEKKDSKLSSDLVEKFKVINDLLDKYKTDDKNYKLYTELSKENTKELSEAVTKLGEPLSQMGVILDEEAK; from the coding sequence ATGAAAAAATCTAAATTATTTTTAGCTATTATGACCGGTGCTATTGTTATTAGCGGATGTTCTGCCAAGACTGAACAGAAAAAAGAGGAAAATAAAACCGAACAGGTTGATACCTCTAAGAGTACAAAAGAACAGCTAAAACAGGCTACTGATCTTTATAAAAAATATGTTGAAGGTCAAGTGGATAATCTTCTTAAAGATACTGAAAAATTTGCCGAAGCACTTAAAGCCGGCAATTTAGATGAAGCTAAAAAACAATATCCGTTAATTCGTATGGCTTATGAACGTTCTGAGCCTATCGCTGAAAGTTTTGGTGAATTAGACGTTAATATTGACTTCCGTCTTGCTGATTATTTAGAAGAGAATAAAACAAAAGAAGGTTGGAGAGGATTCCACAGAATTGAAAAAATCATGTGGGAAAAAAATACGACTAAAGGTACTGAAGAATATGCTGATCAACTGGTTAAAGATATTAAAGAACTAAAAGCTAAAGTTGCAACCGTTGATGTTACTCCTGATTTAATGGTAACCGGTGCTGTTGACTTACTAAATGAAGTAGCTACACAAAAAATTACCGGTGAAGAGGAAATTTTCTCTCATACCGATCTTTATGACTTTAAAGCTAATATTGAAGGTGCGGAAGAAATTTTTAAAATCTTTAAACCTCTTATTGAGAAAAAAGACAGCAAACTTTCTTCTGACTTAGTTGAGAAATTCAAAGTTATTAATGACTTATTAGATAAATATAAAACTGATGATAAAAATTACAAACTTTACACTGAATTAAGTAAAGAAAATACTAAAGAATTATCAGAAGCTGTTACAAAACTAGGTGAACCACTTTCTCAAATGGGTGTAATTTTAGACGAAGAGGCTAAGTAG
- a CDS encoding helix-turn-helix transcriptional regulator, with product MNDYLSQHKSYRVLDIFDRLKNNESLTKKSLAQEYRVSEKTIQRDIEEVRQYIFDKKERYGDVSINYSRAKEIYEIKDDISKNLNEKEILAVSKIILESRAFNNSELKLLYDKLIAQLPKILQKNAKSILDNEVYHYVQPQHGKKLLDLIYDLSVVIRDSKVIKFNYTRMDGKKTKKEMLPVAIMFSEYYFYLIAFDKKDEEKIPIIFRIDRMSEIKYTDESFYIPYRDKFEDGEFRKRIQFMYTGKLKKVKFKFSGKSLESILDRLPTAKVLKSENGIHIIEAESYGNGINMWLNSQGEDVEILEEREV from the coding sequence GTGAACGATTATTTATCACAACATAAGAGTTATAGGGTACTGGATATTTTTGATAGGTTAAAAAATAATGAATCGTTGACGAAAAAATCTTTAGCACAAGAATATAGAGTTAGTGAAAAAACTATTCAACGGGATATTGAGGAAGTGCGACAGTATATTTTTGATAAAAAAGAAAGATACGGCGATGTGAGTATCAACTATTCACGAGCAAAAGAAATATATGAAATAAAAGATGATATCAGCAAAAACTTGAACGAAAAAGAAATATTAGCTGTTTCAAAAATAATTTTGGAAAGTAGAGCATTTAATAATAGTGAATTGAAATTATTATACGATAAATTAATCGCTCAATTACCTAAGATTTTACAAAAGAATGCCAAGAGTATTTTAGATAATGAAGTATACCATTATGTACAACCGCAGCATGGAAAGAAACTTTTGGATTTGATATATGACTTATCTGTAGTAATAAGAGATAGTAAAGTTATAAAGTTTAATTATACAAGAATGGATGGTAAAAAAACTAAAAAAGAAATGTTACCGGTAGCTATAATGTTTTCGGAATATTATTTTTATTTAATAGCATTTGATAAAAAAGATGAAGAAAAAATTCCGATTATCTTTAGAATAGATAGAATGAGTGAAATCAAATATACAGATGAAAGTTTTTATATTCCGTATAGAGATAAATTCGAAGACGGAGAATTTAGAAAGAGAATTCAATTTATGTATACAGGAAAACTTAAAAAAGTAAAATTCAAATTTAGTGGAAAATCATTAGAATCCATCTTAGACAGACTACCGACAGCTAAAGTATTAAAATCAGAAAATGGTATACATATAATTGAAGCAGAAAGCTACGGCAATGGCATAAACATGTGGCTTAACAGTCAAGGTGAAGATGTTGAAATATTAGAAGAAAGAGAGGTGTAG
- a CDS encoding HAD family hydrolase: MNKKKKIAAFFDIDGTLYRDSLMTEHFKKLIKYEVVDERYWINGVKDTYINWDKRFEDYDNYLFEVSEAYVQAITGLHKKYIDFATEQVMKLKADRVYKFTRNIIEQHKKDEHLIIFISGSPDYLVEAMGKKHHAFLAVGSKYIIKDNKFTGEVIPMWDADSKNAMIDKLVKEYNIDLEKSFAYGDTNGDYNMLRRVGNPVAMNPSRELLSKIKDNKELSKKATILIERKDVIYKTHADIEIVEV, encoded by the coding sequence ATGAACAAAAAAAAGAAGATTGCAGCGTTCTTTGATATTGACGGAACTCTTTATAGAGATTCGTTAATGACAGAACACTTTAAAAAACTAATAAAGTACGAAGTTGTCGATGAACGTTATTGGATAAACGGAGTAAAAGATACCTATATAAATTGGGATAAACGCTTTGAAGACTATGACAACTATTTATTCGAGGTTTCAGAAGCCTATGTTCAAGCAATAACGGGACTTCATAAAAAATACATTGACTTTGCTACCGAGCAGGTTATGAAATTAAAAGCCGATCGAGTATATAAATTCACGAGAAATATTATTGAACAACACAAAAAAGATGAACACCTTATTATCTTTATTTCAGGTAGCCCTGATTATCTGGTAGAAGCTATGGGCAAAAAACATCATGCGTTTTTAGCAGTAGGTAGTAAATACATAATAAAAGATAATAAATTTACCGGTGAGGTTATCCCTATGTGGGACGCCGACAGTAAAAATGCAATGATAGATAAATTGGTAAAAGAATACAATATTGATTTAGAAAAATCCTTTGCTTATGGCGATACAAACGGCGATTATAATATGCTAAGACGAGTAGGTAATCCTGTAGCTATGAACCCGAGCCGTGAACTTCTCAGTAAAATTAAAGACAACAAAGAACTGTCAAAAAAAGCTACTATTCTGATAGAAAGAAAAGATGTTATCTACAAAACTCATGCTGATATAGAAATTGTGGAGGTATAA
- the prfB gene encoding peptide chain release factor 2: protein MELVELKRELEEIEKKITEFKNSLNIEDKKERVAEIENMMLEADFWNEAEKAGEMVTESKNIKKELDEFNEMIDYAEHSSEMIEYLKEDEDEEIYTELIDTVKNLKKKVDDFSFRLLFSEEYDNNAAILEIHAGAGGTDATDWAELMLRMYERFFVKQGLNYSYLNYQTGDITGVKSATIKVEGDFAYGLLKGEKGVHRVIRISPFDPSGKRHTSFCSIDVIPEFSDDEIDIEINSEDLKIDTYRAQGAGGQHINTTDSAVRITHIPTGIVVQSQAERSQIKNREYAMKNLKSKLYKLELEEKEKELASIRGEQKDISWGSQIRSYVFTPYTMVKDHRTNYEVSTVDKVMDGEIIDFIDAYLHYYMQGK, encoded by the coding sequence TTGGAACTTGTTGAATTAAAAAGAGAGCTGGAAGAAATCGAAAAGAAAATTACAGAATTTAAAAATTCTCTAAATATAGAAGATAAAAAAGAACGTGTTGCTGAAATAGAAAATATGATGTTGGAAGCTGACTTTTGGAATGAGGCGGAAAAAGCCGGTGAAATGGTTACGGAATCTAAGAACATAAAAAAAGAATTAGATGAATTTAATGAAATGATTGATTATGCAGAACACTCAAGTGAAATGATAGAGTATTTAAAAGAAGATGAAGATGAAGAAATTTATACGGAATTGATTGATACTGTAAAAAATTTAAAAAAGAAAGTAGATGATTTCAGCTTCAGGTTATTATTTTCAGAGGAATATGATAACAATGCGGCAATATTGGAAATTCATGCAGGAGCCGGCGGGACAGACGCTACAGATTGGGCGGAGCTTATGCTTAGGATGTACGAGAGGTTTTTTGTTAAGCAGGGTTTAAATTATAGTTATTTGAATTATCAAACCGGTGACATTACAGGAGTTAAATCAGCTACTATAAAAGTAGAGGGTGATTTTGCATATGGTTTATTAAAAGGGGAAAAAGGTGTTCATCGTGTAATTCGTATTTCTCCTTTTGATCCGTCAGGTAAACGTCATACGTCGTTTTGTTCAATAGATGTTATACCGGAATTTTCTGATGATGAGATAGATATAGAAATAAATTCGGAAGATTTAAAAATAGATACTTATAGAGCACAAGGTGCGGGCGGGCAGCATATTAATACTACCGATTCGGCAGTAAGAATAACACATATACCTACAGGAATAGTTGTTCAATCTCAAGCAGAACGCAGTCAAATAAAAAACAGAGAATATGCGATGAAAAATTTAAAATCGAAGCTATATAAATTAGAATTGGAAGAAAAAGAAAAAGAGTTGGCAAGTATTCGTGGCGAACAAAAAGATATTAGTTGGGGCTCACAAATTCGATCTTATGTTTTTACACCATATACCATGGTAAAAGATCATAGAACAAATTATGAAGTATCAACCGTAGATAAAGTAATGGATGGTGAGATTATTGATTTTATCGATGCGTATCTTCATTATTATATGCAAGGAAAGTAG
- a CDS encoding PrsW family glutamic-type intramembrane protease, with protein MKEYQPMNITILRTTTSIGVHLAWTAIAGGALIIAKRDKNLELSHFMKSQFIFFFSSIILMHALWDMDLLINNLLQMVILIILAWIELFVIINAVLKK; from the coding sequence ATGAAAGAATACCAACCTATGAATATAACTATTTTACGTACTACTACATCTATTGGTGTTCATCTTGCATGGACAGCTATAGCGGGTGGTGCATTAATAATAGCTAAAAGAGATAAAAATTTAGAGTTATCTCATTTTATGAAATCTCAATTTATTTTCTTCTTTTCATCTATTATACTGATGCATGCATTGTGGGATATGGATTTACTAATTAACAATTTACTACAAATGGTTATTTTAATAATATTGGCATGGATAGAGTTATTTGTTATTATTAATGCGGTCTTAAAGAAATAA
- the efeB gene encoding iron uptake transporter deferrochelatase/peroxidase subunit encodes MEEKGKNWTNKKITRRDFLKKAGMTGAGAVIGASALGGFFANKAENNREIADGDEKITFYGKHQAGITTAMQKCIYFVVLDLYSTKREDVIDMFKEWTKYSEKLINGELVEPALKNHYLPPKDTGETVGLNPYRLTLTFGISPSFLKKMNLGNKGLNEFKELPPFAREQLKERYTGGDICIQACADDEQVAFHAVRNLIRKARSTITMRWSQSGFAAIGNRLETPRNLFGFKDSTANATKEEQFNNIVWCDGNNWLNGGSYLAVRRIQMHLETWDRTNLNEQEHTFGRYKDSGAPIGETDEFATVDFDKKDSDGKPYIPTDSHVHLAHKTGVEVLRRSYSYSDGINETTGQFESGLLFISFQKDPKQFITIQNSLGNEDKMNEYITHIGSGLFACFGGVKEGEYIGQKLFE; translated from the coding sequence ATGGAAGAAAAAGGTAAAAATTGGACAAATAAGAAAATAACACGACGTGATTTTCTTAAAAAAGCAGGTATGACCGGTGCCGGAGCTGTAATCGGTGCTTCAGCACTTGGAGGTTTTTTCGCTAACAAGGCTGAAAACAACCGTGAAATTGCCGACGGTGATGAAAAAATTACCTTTTACGGTAAACATCAAGCCGGTATTACAACAGCGATGCAAAAATGTATATATTTTGTTGTTTTGGATTTATATTCTACAAAACGTGAAGATGTTATTGATATGTTCAAAGAATGGACTAAATACAGTGAAAAACTTATAAATGGTGAACTCGTTGAACCCGCTCTTAAAAACCATTATTTACCGCCAAAAGATACAGGTGAAACGGTAGGGCTTAACCCCTATCGTTTAACTCTTACCTTTGGAATAAGTCCAAGTTTTCTTAAAAAAATGAATCTTGGAAATAAAGGATTAAATGAGTTTAAGGAGCTTCCACCTTTTGCCAGAGAGCAATTAAAAGAACGTTATACCGGTGGTGATATTTGTATTCAAGCGTGTGCCGATGATGAACAAGTAGCTTTTCATGCTGTAAGAAACTTAATAAGAAAAGCACGCTCTACTATCACTATGAGATGGAGCCAATCCGGTTTTGCGGCAATCGGTAATCGTTTAGAAACTCCACGTAATTTATTCGGTTTTAAAGACAGTACAGCCAATGCTACAAAAGAAGAACAATTTAATAATATTGTTTGGTGTGATGGAAACAACTGGCTTAATGGCGGTAGTTATTTAGCTGTTCGCCGTATACAAATGCACCTTGAAACATGGGATAGAACAAACCTAAATGAACAAGAACACACATTCGGTCGCTACAAAGACAGCGGAGCACCGATTGGAGAAACTGATGAATTTGCTACCGTTGATTTCGATAAAAAAGATTCGGACGGTAAGCCGTATATTCCAACCGATTCTCATGTTCATCTGGCACATAAAACAGGTGTCGAAGTATTAAGACGTTCTTACTCTTATTCTGACGGTATTAATGAAACTACCGGTCAATTTGAATCCGGTCTACTCTTTATTTCATTTCAAAAAGATCCTAAGCAGTTTATTACCATACAGAACAGTCTAGGGAACGAGGACAAAATGAATGAATATATTACACATATCGGTAGCGGTCTATTCGCTTGTTTCGGTGGAGTGAAAGAAGGTGAGTATATTGGTCAAAAATTATTTGAGTAA
- a CDS encoding YehR family lipoprotein: protein MKKLLTILSAVLLIFLAGCSGKEQSKTFTKSENGVTMELTYYYKGDKVTKQTANNTMEYSKLGVTKEALKATLEPIMKKYQGVEGLEESVDFQDDKAVEKLTIDYTKAKISELKGIPGIELDAKDGDSVSLKKSEEALSSQGFKEKK from the coding sequence ATGAAAAAATTACTAACTATATTATCAGCTGTTTTACTTATATTCCTTGCGGGATGTTCGGGAAAAGAGCAAAGCAAGACTTTTACAAAGTCTGAAAATGGTGTTACAATGGAATTGACATATTATTATAAAGGCGATAAAGTTACTAAACAAACTGCCAATAATACGATGGAATATTCTAAATTAGGTGTTACTAAAGAAGCACTGAAAGCAACATTAGAACCTATAATGAAAAAATATCAAGGGGTTGAAGGGTTGGAAGAAAGTGTTGATTTTCAAGATGATAAAGCTGTAGAAAAACTAACTATTGATTACACCAAAGCAAAAATCAGTGAACTTAAAGGAATCCCCGGCATAGAACTTGATGCAAAAGACGGTGACTCTGTCAGTTTGAAAAAATCTGAAGAAGCACTAAGTTCACAAGGTTTCAAAGAAAAAAAATAA
- a CDS encoding M3 family oligoendopeptidase — MTFEQYQYTRPNIEETKSNILKIEQEIKNAKTANEVLEVFTKYNTLRNSLETMSVLVEIRHTIDTTEKFYESEREFWDEFSPELTALKTKVDTAIFNSPFKTELKKEIGEHYFNLIETNLKVFNDDIIEDLKEENKLASEYTKLTSSAKIPFDGKERNLSGMAKYTQHEDRNVRLEAGRAVAKFFTDNLEQYDSIYDRMVKVRTRIAKKLGFENFVEVAYLRLNRTDYNAKDVANYRKQILEEVVPLVEELKKAQAKRLGLEALRFQDEAVNFKSGNPTPKGDRAYLVESAKTMYKELSPETDEFFSFMVNNNLLDLDTKPGKTGGGYCTFLPDYKAPFIFANFNGTPHDAEVLTHEAGHAFQVYQSKNHLPEYVWPTFEACEIHSMSMEFLTWPWMELFFKEETEKFKYYHLTGSLKFLPYGVTVDEFQHAVYENPEMSPKERRAKWIEIEKKYLPSRDYTDIPELNNGMFFYRQLHLFQMPFYYIDYTLAQVCAFQFWKKARDNREKAWEEYLHLCRLGGTLPFLALVKEANLENPFQDGTISHIVPEIKKYIDSVNAEQF; from the coding sequence ATGACTTTTGAACAATATCAATACACAAGACCTAATATTGAAGAAACAAAATCTAATATTTTAAAAATTGAACAAGAAATAAAAAATGCTAAAACCGCTAATGAAGTATTGGAAGTATTTACTAAATATAACACTCTGAGAAATTCTCTTGAAACAATGTCCGTTCTAGTTGAAATCAGACATACTATTGATACAACAGAAAAATTTTATGAAAGTGAACGAGAATTTTGGGATGAATTTTCTCCTGAATTAACTGCATTAAAAACAAAGGTTGACACTGCAATTTTCAATTCACCTTTTAAAACCGAGTTAAAAAAAGAAATCGGAGAACACTATTTCAATCTAATTGAAACTAATTTAAAAGTTTTCAACGACGATATAATTGAAGACCTTAAAGAAGAAAATAAACTTGCTTCTGAATACACTAAATTAACTTCAAGTGCAAAAATTCCTTTTGACGGCAAAGAAAGAAACCTTAGCGGTATGGCTAAGTACACTCAACATGAAGATAGAAATGTAAGATTGGAAGCGGGAAGAGCCGTTGCTAAATTTTTCACCGATAATCTTGAACAATATGACAGCATTTACGATCGCATGGTTAAAGTTCGTACTCGAATTGCTAAAAAACTTGGTTTTGAAAACTTTGTTGAAGTTGCATACCTTCGCTTAAACAGAACGGATTATAATGCTAAAGATGTTGCTAATTACAGAAAACAAATTCTTGAAGAAGTTGTTCCTTTAGTCGAGGAATTAAAGAAAGCTCAAGCAAAACGCCTTGGTTTAGAAGCACTTCGTTTCCAAGATGAAGCCGTAAACTTTAAATCCGGCAACCCCACTCCAAAAGGTGACAGAGCCTATCTGGTAGAAAGTGCAAAAACTATGTATAAAGAATTATCACCTGAAACAGATGAATTCTTTAGCTTTATGGTAAATAACAATTTACTTGATCTTGATACAAAACCGGGCAAAACAGGTGGCGGTTATTGTACATTTTTACCCGATTATAAAGCTCCATTTATCTTCGCAAACTTTAATGGGACACCTCATGATGCCGAAGTCCTAACACACGAAGCAGGTCATGCTTTCCAAGTATATCAAAGTAAAAATCATTTACCTGAATATGTCTGGCCTACTTTTGAAGCATGCGAAATTCACTCAATGAGTATGGAATTTCTGACTTGGCCGTGGATGGAACTATTCTTTAAAGAAGAAACTGAAAAATTCAAATACTATCACCTGACAGGCTCTTTAAAATTTTTACCATACGGCGTAACAGTAGATGAATTTCAACATGCTGTATATGAAAATCCGGAAATGTCACCAAAAGAACGTCGTGCAAAATGGATAGAAATTGAAAAAAAATATTTGCCATCACGTGACTACACCGATATACCTGAACTAAACAACGGTATGTTCTTCTATCGTCAACTTCATCTATTCCAAATGCCATTCTATTATATAGATTACACACTAGCACAAGTTTGTGCATTCCAATTTTGGAAAAAAGCACGTGACAATAGAGAAAAAGCGTGGGAAGAATATCTTCACCTATGTCGTTTAGGTGGAACACTTCCTTTCTTAGCATTAGTTAAGGAAGCAAATTTAGAAAATCCATTCCAAGATGGAACTATTTCTCACATTGTACCTGAGATAAAAAAATATATTGATTCTGTTAATGCAGAACAATTTTAA
- a CDS encoding FTR1 family iron permease produces the protein MSILVKNYLSKIIIAVAIVLSAILPYSYYAQAKDRTSYSQLFIKITDATTALKNNDNDKAKKLIEEFKTEFESTKNSDSEAGKKVKQTIKTDNINEEQLRELSTALLNFENEQNPLDVDAEKKAFKTKLFPAFNKLEKAIDTKDVETMKAEYVKYNAAWVRNEGIVRTLEPAYYGKIETTMSFLRSSMEVEPYDYQTTKMYLTDLKKYLDDFLVGKKLEQNNDVKTLEQGIKLLEESYNSFVNGDKAQGSQKMKKFIEVWPVIEGDVRTRNASLYTKVESETPIIMVKGDEVKYQEQLKNLITELSKIDTKSNYNAIDSMLILLREGVEALVIVLSLAGALRAAKQRKGLIWVYAGAIVGILASILAAVILKYSFPVLASGTNREIIEGVVGIFAVVMMIGIGIWLHGKSSVKAWKNYMDKKLNLMLSTGSFISMFTLSFLAVFREGAETILFYAEIMPLISTASLLTGIGLAVIALIIIGFVMLKASDKLPISKVFLVLSWLIYILGFKMLGVSVHALQITNMVSNHILEHIPTIEWLGIYPSTEVLGSQIIYIIIVVASILYEKSKHK, from the coding sequence GTGAGTATATTGGTCAAAAATTATTTGAGTAAAATAATAATAGCTGTTGCCATTGTACTTAGTGCGATACTTCCTTATAGTTACTACGCTCAGGCAAAAGATAGAACATCTTACAGTCAATTATTTATTAAAATTACCGATGCTACCACAGCTTTAAAAAATAATGATAATGATAAAGCAAAAAAATTGATTGAAGAATTTAAAACAGAGTTTGAATCTACTAAAAATTCAGACTCTGAAGCCGGAAAAAAGGTTAAACAAACAATTAAGACAGATAATATTAATGAAGAACAACTAAGAGAACTTTCTACCGCACTTCTAAACTTTGAAAACGAGCAAAATCCACTGGATGTTGATGCGGAGAAAAAAGCATTTAAAACAAAATTATTTCCGGCTTTTAATAAATTAGAAAAAGCTATCGACACTAAAGATGTTGAAACGATGAAAGCCGAGTATGTGAAATACAATGCCGCTTGGGTTAGAAATGAAGGTATTGTCCGCACGTTAGAACCTGCTTATTACGGAAAAATAGAAACAACTATGTCGTTTTTGCGTAGTTCTATGGAAGTCGAACCTTATGATTACCAAACGACAAAAATGTATCTGACAGATTTAAAAAAATATCTTGATGATTTTTTAGTAGGGAAAAAATTAGAACAAAATAATGATGTGAAAACTCTTGAACAAGGTATTAAACTATTAGAAGAAAGTTATAACTCCTTTGTTAACGGTGATAAAGCCCAAGGTTCTCAAAAAATGAAAAAATTTATTGAAGTTTGGCCTGTTATCGAGGGAGATGTTCGTACTCGTAATGCCTCACTTTATACAAAAGTGGAAAGCGAAACCCCTATTATTATGGTTAAAGGTGATGAGGTTAAATATCAGGAGCAACTGAAAAATTTAATCACCGAACTTTCTAAAATTGACACAAAATCTAATTATAACGCTATCGATTCAATGCTTATTCTGTTACGTGAGGGTGTAGAAGCACTTGTTATCGTCTTATCACTAGCCGGTGCATTAAGAGCGGCTAAACAACGTAAAGGTTTAATCTGGGTTTATGCGGGTGCTATTGTCGGTATTTTAGCCAGTATTCTTGCGGCGGTAATACTAAAATATTCATTCCCTGTTTTGGCGTCCGGAACCAATAGGGAAATTATTGAGGGAGTTGTTGGTATTTTTGCCGTAGTTATGATGATTGGTATCGGTATTTGGCTACATGGTAAATCATCGGTTAAAGCATGGAAAAATTATATGGATAAAAAACTGAATTTGATGCTTTCTACCGGTAGTTTTATTTCAATGTTTACGTTAAGTTTTCTTGCAGTATTTCGTGAAGGAGCGGAAACAATACTATTCTATGCCGAAATTATGCCGCTAATTAGTACCGCCAGCCTGTTGACAGGAATCGGATTAGCCGTCATCGCTTTAATTATTATCGGCTTTGTTATGCTTAAAGCTTCCGACAAACTACCTATTAGCAAAGTATTTCTTGTGCTTTCTTGGTTAATTTACATACTTGGATTTAAAATGTTGGGTGTAAGTGTTCATGCTTTACAAATTACGAATATGGTTTCCAATCATATACTTGAACATATTCCCACTATTGAATGGTTAGGTATTTATCCGAGTACAGAGGTACTTGGTTCACAGATTATTTATATAATTATAGTTGTTGCCAGTATTCTTTATGAAAAATCTAAACATAAATAG
- the def gene encoding peptide deformylase, which translates to MITTKNIIIDPHDTLRARAKEVSNPISDEDKEILRNLLDYVIASQDDELAEKYGLKPGIGLAAPQINVSKRMIAVHIPNYENPEDTVSYALYNPKIISNSVTKCYLAGGEGCLSVEEQIQGYVPRYSKIKVVGYNENNEKITLNLTGLPAVCFQHEIDHLNGIMFYDHINKENPFSVPEDYEKL; encoded by the coding sequence TTGATTACAACTAAAAATATAATTATTGATCCTCATGATACTCTAAGAGCTCGTGCTAAAGAAGTATCCAATCCTATTTCAGATGAGGACAAAGAAATCTTACGAAATTTATTAGATTACGTTATTGCATCTCAAGATGACGAATTAGCAGAAAAATATGGATTAAAACCGGGAATCGGTCTGGCAGCTCCACAAATTAATGTAAGCAAACGAATGATTGCTGTTCACATTCCCAACTATGAAAATCCGGAAGATACAGTTTCATACGCACTTTACAACCCTAAAATAATTTCCAACTCGGTTACGAAATGCTATCTGGCAGGTGGTGAGGGATGTTTATCCGTTGAGGAACAAATTCAAGGATACGTACCACGATATTCAAAAATTAAAGTCGTCGGTTATAATGAAAATAACGAAAAAATTACACTAAATCTGACGGGTTTACCTGCTGTTTGTTTCCAACATGAAATTGATCATCTCAACGGTATTATGTTCTACGATCATATTAATAAGGAAAATCCATTTTCTGTTCCTGAAGATTATGAGAAACTATAA